The nucleotide window TCCTATGGAAGTCTCCAACAACTCCGacgaaataattaaaattcgTAGACCGTATTTTACTCATACAAATTCCGATTTTAGTGTGTCACATGTCCATGGACTCGGTTTAATGTGGTCTACATATATCATCAAGGAAGTTTCCTAAAAAAATGAACTGAAGAAAAAATCAACTTAGAGTTCCCCCTAAATGTTTGAAATGAAAGTAAATGTAAAATTTCGATCATTTATCATCCAAATGACTAATAAATAGATAAATCTAGGTACGACGTGTAACATGTAAGAGCGGTTAGGTGGTCGATAACCTTCTTGGAGATTAGCCACCCCTAAACCTCTAGAGGGTCAGCTATGCTGGTCCTTAGAGTCTTTTGATTGTAAGGACGAAGTCCAAATGTTTGAGTAGCTGTGAGTGCTCATGATTGGCGGTATTGTGATTGTTATGGTCGGTTATTGGTCTTGTAGACCAAGATCATGTAACAACATCACACGTATTTTGAGTCACGTATCGGTTTTGAAAATCAGGAAATAATTAAGTTTGTTGTTCTTCAATGATGTTGACCATTATCATCTCGAACTGAGACGTCTCTCGGTTGATAGACATGATTAGAGCCGCAAACAGCACCAGCATGTGCATGAAAACTGATCGACTGAAGCTACTTGAATGTGGGACTTCTTCCAATATTAACATAGACCTTGATCTGATCAATTAACTGCTATTGAGTCTTCATATGTAGTAATGCAAGTAAAAGAGTTCAGTGTGGTCAAACGGCCTAAAGGGTCAAGGAAACTGATCAACAAAAGTAACCGTTCagtagttagtagtttaatggaaATTATtatatgcaccgacggtgtaagtgacccaacatttataaatttaaatgtAAGTTGGTATAGGAAAGAACCTACTTCTAtgatgaaaaacaaaagaaaaataccgCCTGAAACTGttgatcagccatctacatacgTCGCACCATCGCAAAGAAACCAGTAAGCGCCGGCCAACAAAAATTCCATTACTGGAAATAACTTACAGAACAACTCCTTGGCAATGAACTCAACTGAAAGTCATCCGCTTCTTATTAACATGCTCGATCATTTTAAATGATAGTTTTTTAGAGACTGACATCACGAACATGGTAAAATTGGCTCGTtaccgcaaaaaaaaaaagaatacaatGGTAAAATTatacaagaaaaataaataataataacaataataattgaCTGGCATCACGAGGTTGGCTATTAATTCCTTTGTCGCACTAATGTTAGCCAACTATATACCATTTGGAACTGACCATGGCTGACCCCTTTATGAGCCATCCAACTACCCAGAATCCCACTCTCCCagtcccaaaaacaaaaacacaaagaaGCCCCAAAACAGAGAACATCAAAATGTCCAAACTCAGAGACAATCCCATCTTAATCTTGTATCTTGGCCTCCTCTTAATCCTTACCCATTTCTCAATCTGCAATGGGGCGTCAGTTCTTGACCTCAGTGCACTCAAAGGAAGTGAAATTGATGTCAAGGTTAGGGACTTCATAACAGAGCCAGAGATGGACTCAGAGATAAGTAGAAGAGTGCTAGCAATGCAGAAGAAGTACATAAGCTATGAGACACTGAGGAGGGACTTGGTTCCTTGTGCAAGGCCAGGGGCTTCATACTACAATTGCCATGCTGTGGCCAACCCTTATAATAGAGGCTGTGAGGTTATCACAGGATGTAGAGGTACACATGACATCAAAACTTGAGAAAAGGGAAGTAGCAAttcattttcttgttcttcgtGTTGTATCTGATGTGGGTTTTTAGTTATGAATGTATATTTGAGACCCATATGTTGAAATTCTATACTAAATTACTAATGTTCACTGGCATAAATTGGAGAGATCTAGGGTTTATCTGTGATTGGCGCTGCTCACATGAATTTTGgggattttctttctttttggcaaAATTTTGGTGGATTGATAAATGATTGTGTCTTCATTTATGAAGAGATTTAgaggtttatttatttattatttttatttttttttgtgttcttaAGAATAGTCAtagttttattcaaaaaaaagaatagtCATAGTTAAATGCAGCTTCACAGCTTAGATTGATCGTGAAATTGATCAGTGGTGCAAGTTCTTGGGTTTCTGAAACAGGCAAAAGTTTGTTGTGTGGTTAATGGTAATAGATGGGGTTGGACATTCTCTTATGAGAAAGACAGGTAATGTGGGTGGACGACAGACGGATTGCAGCAATGGACTTAAAAGGGAAGACAAAACAAGTTCTTGCAAATGTTAGGTTTAGAATTTGTCCTCATTTTTGTAGGTCAATCTTACTTTAAAAAGATTAGATGCCCTGCCCTACCCATCCTCCATTCATAATCATAAGCTGGTCTCAATAGATTAAACCCCTTGGTAGTGTATATATCTTTTTCAGCTTTAAAGAAGGCCAAACACGGAAGCGAAGAGGAGATTCAAACTCTGGTTTTGGGTATGGGATGCTGTTGATTACCACTACGTACAAAGCACCACAGTAGGCCATATATGGAGTCAAATTACTACTGTGCAGTGCAAATTTGTTCTGTTTAGCTCATGCTTTGCTCTGGTACACCATCCATGTTCTCGTTATATTAGCAGTGTTTTTTTTGGGTCTAGTGCATTACCACTCCTTTCACATTGTTGCTTCTGCGGTTCAATGTCATTGCATATGgaaatttgaatatatataagCCATTGCGCTGTTGCCTCAACTGGTGGCAGATTGAACTGAAAGAACATTACATGGATTAAGAGGGTGATAGGTAACCAACGGCTGGTAGTATAGAAGGCTATTTCCATTCTACCGTCTGTCCAAAGGAATAGCCTTCTGTGCTCGCACTTCAAGCTTTTTCAACGGCTGGTAGTATAGAAGGCTATTTCCATTCTACCATCTGTCCGTGGCAAGCGTGTGATCTGCTGCAGCAGTACTCTCCTGGACAAAAATGAGCACCATAAATGTCAGAATTTAGTGTCCACCATTCGAATCAGCATAGAAATCATGCTTGGATGTATTGGGGGTAACATGCTTGGAAGTATTTGGGGTAACGTAGTTATCATGCTTGCAGTTCCCAAGTAATGGGCTAACATGAAGTCATGAACACGATTTGCAACACTACAACAAATACCCCACAACATCATTTGTCTAATGCCACTAATAGAGCATCCTTTCTCTGTGAATCATTTGAATAGCTTAGTTGCAGTCGACTGGAAAAAGCCTTGTATGTATAATTGTATATGATCCCAGTTCAACTTTTCCAATTGCTGGGAGCACAAAAGGCTTTTTCGATTTGACCACCTGTCCACAGTAAAGCTCTACACAGGAACAGAAATAAATCAAGTGATCCTCAGAGATTGATACTACCTAAACTACATCTCTAAGTATTAAACTAGAAACTTATGCATTCACTGCATCTAACTTAACAGCTAACACCACAAATGCAGTATCTATTTAAAAATAACCTCAGTTCCATGGCCAAGAAGGAACTTTTACATTCCTGTTGAATTAAAATCAGCAGTATTCCCATTATTGCCCATCGCCGGGATTGAGTTGAGCAAAGAATGTCGGAATTTGTTGCATTTATACAGTTATACTTCCCAAATGAATAAGTAAGAGAAATTTTACTGTTTTGTAATCGTTTTAGAGTCTTATAGTAGGCCTTGCTTTCCATTGGGACGGCCCTAATAACAAATCACAATCCTATTCAAACTGCATATGTCCATGTCAATGTTAATGGATTTTTTGTGAAAATTAGTGACGGTGGGTTTAAGTGAGGGTTTTGAAGGATAAGAGGAAGCTTAAATAGCCGCGCCGCACGCCCGCACCCCCTGAATTATCAGCTAACTTGACTAGAACAAAGAATTCCAAGGTGAGATTGGAGTTCGAAGGTCAAGAATCTTCTTCATCCCTAGTGCCGGCCCTGGGACTAGGCGAAGCAGGCCCAGGCCTAGGGCCTCTGATTTAGGGGcctcaaattcagattttagGGGCCTCAACTCAGATTTTGAGAAAGCTGTTACCTGTTGATCTGTTAACTTTGAGCCTTGTGTTGCCATACTTATTGATCTCCAAATGTAGTGAAATTTTGATACGTTTCTATTCTGCTAGTTAAcaaaggatctggaaagtttcatcttATTTGGATGTATAGTGAATCTCCGGTGATTTTTCTTTTAAGTCTAGTCTGCTTTTGGAAAAGTTTCAGAATTTTTAGTGTACCCTCTGACTTTCTGCTGAGATTTGAACTTCTATTTGAATCATTTAACCTCTGGCCTCTGTATATATTGAACTAAACATTCTATTAGTTGTttcaaaattgatttcttgACAATTGATTTTAAAATGATTTTTTGGTGGATTTTCTAATTTGACTTTGCTGCTGCAATGTTTTTCTAAAACCTGACAATTCAGTCTTTTTGCATCCATCTTTTCCCTTACTTCTCGAACTCCGATTAGTTTGaaattttagtatgttgtaCCTTGATATGTCAGCTTTCATTCTGGAAAATTTCAACTTCATTGTTGCACAAATGAATTTTTCGTAAATCCTCAAAGCCGAACTGTTCCTGCCTAAAGTTTACACTTTAAGTTGTGTCAAATTTGGtctttttctgaatttctcTTGCTGAATTTGGGGCCTCGAGTTTTTTTTCGCCTTGAGCCTCTAAACTCACAGGACCGGCCCCTGTTCATCCCCCCTTTCGATCATAAAGGAGATCGATATGGCAAACTGTAGCAAATTGCATGTGCCCGACGAAATCGTGGAGCAAATCCTATTGAGACTACTATTGAATATTGGCTTTATTTAATTGGTGGGCAAAATCTAATTGAATGGCCCATGGTGATCACGTGGGTAAGGCCCCTAGGTTAATTAAGCTATGTATGTATCCCTATGTTAATtagggaatatatatatatatatatatatatatatatatatatagatgccTTGCTGCCGCTGGGATTTTTTTTAGTGGTGTGAGAGATTAGACAATTAACCTAATTgtatttggggttttgggtagAGTTTATTCTCAAACTCTAATTGTATTCTCTCCaattgattatagtggaatttctcgccagctccgaagtggacgtagctcaatcacattgattgagtgaaccactataaattcttgtgttcttgtgtttgctttcttttttcattGTTCGGTTGCTCATctagttccatatcaatattgtgtttgttacgcttccgcacaacaaacTGGCATCAGAGCTctggttttgaattgggaattgaTTCATTGATTGGAAATCATGGTtgacgagaaaaagaaaggggcTGAGTGTTCAAGTTCTTCGCGTTGGTCGACTTCCAGGCTATCAATTGGTAATGCCAAATTTGAAGTTGAAAAGTTTAATGGCACCAACAATTTTGGCATGTGGCAGTGTGAGATGATGGATGTCTTGTGTCAACAAGAATTGGATATAGCTCTGGAAGATAAACTTGCAGACATTGATGATGTGGAGTGGGCGAGAATTAACAAGTGGGCTTGTGGTTCTATCAGAATGTGCCTTGCTAAAGATTAGAAATTCTTTGTCATGAAAGAAACTTCTGCAAAAGCGTTGTGGAAGAAATTAGAAGACCAATATATGATCAAGAGTGCTGAAAATCGATTTCACCTGAAGAGGCGGCTTTTTCGATTTAATTATCGACTTGGTGTTTCTGTGTCTGAACACATCAGTGATTTCAATAAGATACTTGCAGATTTGGCTAATTTGGATGTGAAAATTAGTGATGAGGATAAAGCGTTGTGTTTGCTAAATTCTCTTCCTGACGAGTATGAGCATTTGATTACAACTTTGTTGCATGGAAAGAATGATGTGAaatttgatgatgtgtgtaattcattgataaataatgagtgcagaaagagagagaagcaaCTTCAGAATGTTTCAGGTGAAGCACTTGTAGTAAGGGGCAGATCTGATGAGAGAAAACCTACTGGCAAAAGAGGTAAATCTCGTTCCAAGTCAAGAAGTAAATTTCCTGCAAAAGATGAGTGTGCTT belongs to Rosa chinensis cultivar Old Blush chromosome 4, RchiOBHm-V2, whole genome shotgun sequence and includes:
- the LOC112200205 gene encoding protein RALF-like 24, producing the protein MADPFMSHPTTQNPTLPVPKTKTQRSPKTENIKMSKLRDNPILILYLGLLLILTHFSICNGASVLDLSALKGSEIDVKVRDFITEPEMDSEISRRVLAMQKKYISYETLRRDLVPCARPGASYYNCHAVANPYNRGCEVITGCRGTHDIKT